One part of the Vitis riparia cultivar Riparia Gloire de Montpellier isolate 1030 chromosome 6, EGFV_Vit.rip_1.0, whole genome shotgun sequence genome encodes these proteins:
- the LOC117916122 gene encoding nicalin-1, which produces MATRKGREGEMLESVYSVIALVFVLVACVELCDAATVVDVYRLIQYDLAGVPFGSRLANLNHHAASGFAPAADLSRTVVIVPVRDINITFIGDYITQKQPLGGLLFLLPRMISSENGDDMGRGDRTFEEKLMRNMLVELEQLLIHASIPYPVYFAFEDDNIDDVLTDIKRNDATSQPATATTGGYKLVVSAPEPKKIVSPTITNIQGWLPGLKVDGDANQLPTIAIVASYDTFGAAPALSVGSDSNGSGVVALLEIARLFSLLYSNPKTRGRYNLLFGLTSGGPYNYNGTHKWLRSFDQRLRESIDYAICLNSIGSWDNELWIHVSKPPENAYIKQMFEGFTEVAEELGLKVGLKHKKINISNPRVAWEHEQFSRLRVTAATLSELSVAPELLERTGGLSESRHFLNEAAIIRSIKLVAESLARHIYGHEGKNIQIFADDSSLAVNPSYIQSWLHLLSRTPRVAPFCSKNDPFILALKKELADHTVEVNVQHEVLDGMFTFYDSTKARLNIYQVASVTFDLLLLLVLGSYLIVLFSFLVITTRGLDDLISLFRRPPSRKLKTA; this is translated from the exons ATGGCGACAAGGAAAGGTCGCGAGGGCGAGATGCTCGAATCAGTCTACTCCGTCATCGCACTTGTCTTCGTGCTCGTCGCCTGCGTCGAGCTCTGCGACGCTGCCACTGTCGTCGATGTCTATCGCCTCATTCAATACGATCTCGCCGGCGTTCCCTTCGGATCTCGCCTCGCCAACCTCAACCACCACGCCGCCTCCGGCTTTGCTCCTGCCGCAGATCTCTCCCGGACTGTGGTTATCGTCCCCGTCAGGGACATTAACATCACTTTCATCGGAG ACTATATTACACAGAAACAGCCTCTGGGGGGTCTATTATTTTTGCTTCCTCGGATGATTAGTTCTGAAAACGGAGATGACATGGGGAGAGGTGACCGAACTTTTGAAGAAAAGCTTATGAGGAACATGTTGGTGGAACTTGAACAGTTACTAATCCATGCCAGTATACCT TATCCTGTGTATTTTGCTTTTGAGGATGACAATATTGATGATGTGTTGACCGACATCAAGAGGAATGATGCTACTAGTCAGCCTGCTACTGCAACAACTGGCGG ATACAAGCTTGTTGTCTCAGCACCAGAACCTAAGAAAATTGTATCTCCTACCATCACAAACATTCAG GGATGGTTGCCAGGTTTGAAAGTTGATGGAGATGCGAACCAACTACCAACCATTGCTATAGTAGCGTCATATGACACATTTGGGGCTGCCCCA gcaTTGTCAGTGGGAAGTGATAGCAATGGAAGTGGAGTTGTGGCACTTCTTGAGATAGCTAGATTATTCTCTCTACTTTATTCAAATCCTAAGACAAGAGGAAGGTACAATTTACTTTTTGGACTAACATCGGGTGGACCTTATAACTACAATGGAACACATAAG TGGCTTCGAAGTTTTGATCAACGTTTGCGTGAGAGTATTGACTATGCAATCTGCTTGAATAGCATTGGTTCATGGGATAATGAACTATGGATTCATGTGTCTAAACCTCCAGAAAATGCCTACATAAAGCAAATGTTTGAa GGGTTTACAGAAGTAGCAGAAGAACTGGGGCTTAAAGTTGGCTTGAAgcacaagaaaataaatatttctaatcCTCGA GTAGCTTGGGAGCATGAACAGTTTTCAAGGCTAAGAGTTACTGCTGCCACCCTTTCTGAACTCTCTGTTGCACCTGAACTGTTAGAAAGAACTGGCGGTCTGTCTGAGAGCAG ACACTTTTTGAATGAAGCTGCAATTATCAGAAGTATAAAGTTAGTTGCTGAGAGTCTTGCG AGGCACATCTATGGCCATGAGGGAAAGAACATTCAAATTTTTGCAGATGACAGTAGCTTGGCTGTTAACCCTTCTTACATTCAATCGTGGTTGCATCTGTTGTCACGGACACCTCGAGTGGCACCATTTTGCTCAAAGAATGACCCATTTATCCTGGCACTGAAAAAG GAATTAGCAGATCATACTGTTGAGGTGAATGTGCAACATGAGGTGCTTGATGGGATGTTCACTTTCTATGATTCTACAAAGGCCAGACTTAACATTTACCAG GTTGCTAGTGTAACCTTTGACTTACTGTTGCTCCTAGTGCTGGGATCATATTTGATAGTGCTCTTCAGCTTTCTTGTCATCACAACTAGg GGTCTGGATGATCTCATCAGCCTATTCCGCCGACCTCCCTCTCGGAAGCTGAAAACAGCTTGA